ACCTGCTGGTGCTGGTAGGTTTTGCTATCATTATCATCTCTATTATTATGGGTTTTTTACTCCACTACAGCACAACCGTTGAAAATAAAAGCATCAGGCTGGCTGGTTTGTGGACCGCCCGAGTGGTAAAAATTGACCTTAACAGCATTGTAAAGGCCGAAAAGGGTTCATACAGCCGCTACCTGTTTAATAACCCGGTGTACAACCTGCACACCAAGGGTACTATTCGCTTTTACGCCGCCGGCAATGATGCGGTGCATTTAACCGATAGGGATGGTATGGTATACATCATAGGATCGCAGCATGTAAATGAATTTTTGCGGGCTATAAGGGAAGAGATGAAAAAATAGGCACACGAACAGGAACGAATTTATTCGAATTCCACGAATTTTAGTCACACGAATTGACACTGATTGTATCGAATTTCACGAATTTTTTTCACGAATGATTCAGGATTGTTTTCTGCCTGTGCTAATGTTTGATAAAATCGGGTGTAAACATGGCGTTTAAATCTATCAGCAAATGGCAAATAATAAGGATGTTAATGTTGCGGTATTTGTAATAGTGATAGCCAAAAACCAAACCTATAAACAGGGGCACCAATATATTTATTGCAGTGCCATACCCCCAATGCCCCGCGGCAAATATTATCGAAGATAAAATTACCGGCCAGTGCCCGCTTTTAAAAAACAGTTTTAACCGGGGTATCATATATCCCCTGAATATCAATTCTTCTAAAACCCCCGCGGTAATAATGCCCAACAACTTTACCGGAGCGCTCATATTTCGCATCAATGTAATAGCCGGGCTGAGTTTCAACAGGTCGAGTCGTTTTAGCGTGAGGCCTATAATGGCCGATCCAAATACGATAATTAGTAGTATTACAATTACAGATAAAATGTAATAACCGACTGGATAGGATTCATCGTTCCATAACAGGAGCCGCTGCCGCTCGGCTTTGCTAACATATACCAGGATAATTACAAAACACAGCCAAAAAAATAAGCGGGATATAACAAACCGGGTATCTAACGACAAACCAGGCCCGGCTAAAATTGAAAAAGCTTTTGACCCTACCGAGAAGCACAGGAATAAAACAGATGTTAATATAAGACCATAAATTATGGTAAAACGCGGATTTTTCGTGGCGGGCTGTGTCATTTGGGGCGTTAGGCTTGTTGTACCAATTATACTAAAAATAATTGATAATTGGGGGGCGGAATGGGCTTAAGATCAGGGCAAACGCATCTAAACTGGGTTAACATAACTTAACACATTTCAGGTATTTTATTTATAATTATTTGATAATGAGTTATTTGTATTTTTGCATGGTTAACATCAATCAATGTACGGCTACCCCTCATTCCCCATAACCTCAACCAATTGCTCAATGAATAGTATAGCGGCTTTTTTGCGGTAAACGCCTTTTTGCCACAGGATGTATGATTGCCTTTTGATGCCTTTGGCGATGATAGGTACTGCGGCCACTTTATGCCAGCCTATTAAAGCTTTTTCGTTAAGTACCGTTGCCCAGTGGCCGTCCTGTATCAGCGATAGCAGCGAGTGCACATCGTTCAGCTCGATCCTGATATTGGGTACTATCTTATTTTTATAAAACAGGGCGTTAATAAAGTCGCGCGAGCTAAAGCCTTTGCCAGGTAATATCAGTTCCTGCCGGGCCAGTTCTTCCAGGCTTATTTGTTCCAACTTAGCCAGCGGGTTGTTTTTGGCCACCACCATCACAATACTGCTGCTAAAAAGTACCTGCATCTCCAGGTCTTCATCGTCGGATTGATTGTGGAATGCCAGGATCATATCCAGCTCGGCCAGCCGCAGCTTTTTTTCCAGTTCCTCTGGGCTTCCATAGGTTATAAATATTTTGATGCCGGGATATTTATTGGAAAATGGGGCCAGGGCGGGCAGCAGCAACGATGTAAAGGCGTAAGAAACGCCCAGGTTAAGTTCGCCGGTGGCGGCGTTATTGAGCTCGGTAATGGCTTGCTTGCCTTTTTGTACCTCGTTTAATATTTTGCTGGCGTGGGTTAAAAATATATGGCCGGCTTCGGTAATGCGCACGTGGCGGCCAATCCTGTCAAATAGCAGCATGCCCAACTCATCTTCCAGTTGCTTTATTTGTTGCGACAGCGTGCTCTGGGTAATAAATACGGCGGCGGCAGCTTCGGTAAAGTTCATCGTCTCGGCCGCTTTAACAAAATACTGTAATTGCCTAATCTCCATAATCAATCGTTTTTATCTATCAAATTCATTAAAACAATCTATTTTACAAATATATCATTAAGGCCGATATTTGCATCAGAAACAATTTCAATAGTCTTGCATTAAGATCTCCCCTGAACTTGCTTTGTTTTATGATTGAATAAATGAACATTTTCCGCTCCTTAAAATACCGTAATTTCAAGTTGTTTTTTTACGGTCAGTCCGTCTCGCTCATTGGTACCTGGATGCAAAAAACAGCTGTTAGCTGGCTGGTTTACAGGCTCACCGGGTCGGCATTGTTACTCGGGATAGTTAGTTTTGTTAGCCTTATCCCCTCATTAATATTGGCACCTTATGCCGGCAGTATTGTAGATAGGCATAACCGCTACCGCATATTGGTTATTACGCAGGTTGTATCCATGCTGCAGGCTGGCGCACTGGCATTTTTAATATTATTTAAGTTTTATAATATCCCGGCCATCATCGGCTTAAGCCTGGTGCAGGGTATTATTAATGCCTTTGATGTAACCTGCCGTCAATCTATCATGGTTGAGATGGTTGACAATAAGGCCGACCTGCCCAACGCCATCGCCTTAAACTCCACCATGACCAATTTTGCCCGTATAGCGGGACCGGCCGTGGCGGGTATTATTTTAAGCACCTTTGGCGAAGATGTTTGTTTCTTCGGTAACTTTTTAAGTTATATACCGGTGCTGGCCTGTTTGTTTATGATGAAGCTGAACACCGCCGTAATTGGCAAGCCACAAAAAGGTATCTGGCAGGAGTTGCAGGATGGGTTCAAATACGTATCCGGAGATCGCGACCTGAGCAGCCTAATATTGATGCTTACCGTAAGCAGCCTGTTTGTGATACCCTTCAACACCTTGATGCCTATTTTTGCTAAAGACATTTTTAACGGCGATGCTAAAACGTTTAGCTGGTTTGAGAGTGCCGCGGGCATAGGGTCGGTTATCAGCGCTGTTTACCTGGCCAATTTAAAAACAGATAAAAACCTGGTCAGGATAATCATAGTAGCCGGCCTTATTTTTGGCGCAAGTGTGCTGATGGTGGCCTATGCCGGCAAATTGCCCTTTGCATTAATATTCATGAGCTTTACCGGTTTGGGGATGATGGCACAAACATCGGCCATTAACACTTACATTCAAACGCATGCTATACCAGCCATGCGTGCCAGGGCCATCAGCTACTATGTAATGGCATACCAGGGAATGATACCCGTAGGCAGCCTGATGGTGGGCTGGCTGGCCAATGAACTTGGCCCAAGGCAAGCCGTTTTCATTGAAGGCTCAATTGGCCTGCTGGCAACCGGCGTTTTTGTTTTGTATAAAAGAAGGCAGGGAATTGAAGGGAATATTGGCGGAAAGGCTATGTTAGCGAAGTAACTATTTCAATTGCAGCAGGATGGTCATCAAATCAACATCGATGGTAACCCATTCAAAAGAATGCTCATCGGGCAAGCATCCTTTTAAGCTTTGGCCTTCGGCGCACCTGGAAAGTGACTCGAGGTCAAGCTTTATCGTCATATTATAAACGTCCTGGCCCGTAGCTCCTATCCAAGCCTTTGTTTCAATTTTTCTGCTTTGATTGATAAGTTCCCAGGTGAGTTCCCCTTCGTTCGATGGTTGCCCGACACCATCACACCAAAACCAACGTAGTTTACTATCACCAGAATTGTTAAACATACGGCTCAGATGATATTCGAGCCATAGGCAAAAATCATCATTAAAAGATTCCCCACCGGAGCTTTTACGCGTACTCATTGTGATAACGCCTGTTTTAATTATTAAAGTCTCTCAATTTTTGGAGAGGCTTTGTTGATGAATTAAATGAATGATAAAGGGTTGCTTAAAAAATTTGGTCTTCCACCATTTTATCATATAATTTCTTTACGCCGGTATCAACAGCTTCTGATAATCCAAATTGCGAATATATTTCAAATACGCTTTTCCAGACAGTCTTTTTTGTTTCGCCATCGATGAGGCTAATTTCAAAAGTTCCACCGTCAACGTAGTTGTTGGTGGTGTGCGATACCGTTTGCTTCATTACCAATAAAGCTTCCGGATTAAATTCAGTTATTTTTTTGTTGATATCGCCTTCGCTATCCAATGAAAGTTCGTCCCGGATGTACATTGTAGATTCTATTTTCTTTTCGGTAAGCTTAAGCTGTAAACTGCGGGTAAATTCTACAAAAAAATATTTAGAGGCTTTTGCTCCATTCAGCAGAATAAATATTTTCTTAGGCTTTTTGGTGTAGTCCGCCTGTTTGTTCGATGCTATCTTTGCAGTTACGCATGCCTGCAACAGAAACATTCCCGTAACTACCAGTGCTAATAGTAACTTTTTCTTCATACAATAATTGTGATTCGATTTAGTGTGCTGTAAATATATGTAGAATTGATAATTAAAACAAAAGGGGAAGCCTGCTAAGTGCTTCCGATAAAAACTATCTAATGTATTCGATTGTGAAAAACAGCTTAGGTTGTTGAAACCCTTTCCGGGGCGGAAAGGGCTCTCATATTTTACATCTTCAATCCAATCTCTCTCAACCGCTCGTCCAGGTATTCGCCGGCAGTGATATCGGTATATAACTTGGGGTGATCGGCATCAATACATGATTCCAGGCTGGTTAAATCCATACCCGATTTTGGGTGCAGGAAAAAGGGTACCGAAAACCGGGAATACTTCATCAGTTCGCGCGGCGGGTTTACTACCCTATGCGTGGTCGATTTCAATTTGTTATTGGTCAGGCGCTGCAGCATATCGCCTACGTTTACCACCAAATCCTCGCCATGAGCCTTAACCGGGAACCAGGTACCTTCGCGGGTAAGCAGTTCAAGGCCATCGGCACTGGCGCCTATTAAAAGGGTAATCAGGTTAATATCCTCATGGGCGCCGGCGCGTACCGCGTCGTCAGGAACAGAATCGGGGTCAGTTATCGGGAAATAATGCAGGGTACGCAATATCGAATTACCGTTGTGTACCTTATCGTCAAAATAATTTTCGGGCAGGTTTAAATACACCGCAATAGCCTGCAGCAAGTGCTTGCCGGCATCTTCCAGCTTTTTATATACCTCCAGGGTGGTAACGTTAAATGAGGGTAGCTCATCAACCGCTACGTTGTCCGGGTAAATATCTTTGATTGGATCGCCGTCTGTTACGGTTTGGCCTATCTGCCAAAACTCCTTTAAATCGGGAGTTTTAAAGCCTTTGGCGGTTTCTTTACCTTTGCCGGTATAGCCACGCTGGCCTGCCAGGCCTGGTATCTCGTACTTTTGTTTTACATCATCAGGTAGCGCAAAAAGAGCCTTAACCTGGGTATAAAGTTCATCTATCAACTGCTTGCTCAGGCCATGGTTGGTAATGGTAACAAAGCCCGTTTGGTTAAAAGCCTTGCCAATATTGTCCGAAAATTGCTTGCGGTCGGCAGCCGTGCCGTTTATATAATCGTTAAGATCAAGTCGTGGAATGTTTACTTTGCTCATAGCTATAGCATAATGGTAATAAAAGGTAAAACTATTTAATTTTTAAGAGAGCATTTGCAAAGTGTTGATAAAAAGTTGTGTGTCCGGCGGCAGCTATGCATAGTCGTAAAATTTGTGAAATTTTCAAGGGGGGGGTGACGTATATCGCATGGTGGCGAAGACTCACCCGGCGAGGCTACGCCCGCCACCCTCTCTCTTTGGCTTCGCCGGAAAGAGGGGCTTGGAAATTCATTATTGGTTTTTTTATAAGATTTTGATATTCAACGTTCAACCCTCTCTTTCCACCGCAGGTGAAGAGAGGGTGGCCCAGCGCAGCGTTGGCCGGGTGAGTCTTAGCCGGCGTTCAACCGAATATTTGTGTAACCCCAAACACGTAGTGCTAAACAATCTAAACTGCTTAAAACAATTTTTATTTTAAACGTTTTATACTCTGCATTGTCATACATGTGTACATCAATGATAAATTGACTATCAAAACCTGATGAAAATGAAATATATCAATAGAATATGCGGAATAAGCTTAATAGCATTTTTGATGATGCTTGCCGCACCAAATATAAGCAAGGCCCAGGAGGGAGGCTATGTATCTGACCAGGAGTTTTACGACAATCTTGATCCTTACGGCACCTGGGTTGATGACCCGCAATACGGCAACGTTTGGATACCAGACGCCGAAGA
The genomic region above belongs to Mucilaginibacter sp. KACC 22773 and contains:
- a CDS encoding CPBP family intramembrane glutamic endopeptidase; translated protein: MTQPATKNPRFTIIYGLILTSVLFLCFSVGSKAFSILAGPGLSLDTRFVISRLFFWLCFVIILVYVSKAERQRLLLWNDESYPVGYYILSVIVILLIIVFGSAIIGLTLKRLDLLKLSPAITLMRNMSAPVKLLGIITAGVLEELIFRGYMIPRLKLFFKSGHWPVILSSIIFAAGHWGYGTAINILVPLFIGLVFGYHYYKYRNINILIICHLLIDLNAMFTPDFIKH
- a CDS encoding LysR substrate-binding domain-containing protein, producing the protein MEIRQLQYFVKAAETMNFTEAAAAVFITQSTLSQQIKQLEDELGMLLFDRIGRHVRITEAGHIFLTHASKILNEVQKGKQAITELNNAATGELNLGVSYAFTSLLLPALAPFSNKYPGIKIFITYGSPEELEKKLRLAELDMILAFHNQSDDEDLEMQVLFSSSIVMVVAKNNPLAKLEQISLEELARQELILPGKGFSSRDFINALFYKNKIVPNIRIELNDVHSLLSLIQDGHWATVLNEKALIGWHKVAAVPIIAKGIKRQSYILWQKGVYRKKAAILFIEQLVEVMGNEG
- a CDS encoding MFS transporter, which gives rise to MNIFRSLKYRNFKLFFYGQSVSLIGTWMQKTAVSWLVYRLTGSALLLGIVSFVSLIPSLILAPYAGSIVDRHNRYRILVITQVVSMLQAGALAFLILFKFYNIPAIIGLSLVQGIINAFDVTCRQSIMVEMVDNKADLPNAIALNSTMTNFARIAGPAVAGIILSTFGEDVCFFGNFLSYIPVLACLFMMKLNTAVIGKPQKGIWQELQDGFKYVSGDRDLSSLILMLTVSSLFVIPFNTLMPIFAKDIFNGDAKTFSWFESAAGIGSVISAVYLANLKTDKNLVRIIIVAGLIFGASVLMVAYAGKLPFALIFMSFTGLGMMAQTSAINTYIQTHAIPAMRARAISYYVMAYQGMIPVGSLMVGWLANELGPRQAVFIEGSIGLLATGVFVLYKRRQGIEGNIGGKAMLAK
- a CDS encoding isopenicillin N synthase family dioxygenase — its product is MSKVNIPRLDLNDYINGTAADRKQFSDNIGKAFNQTGFVTITNHGLSKQLIDELYTQVKALFALPDDVKQKYEIPGLAGQRGYTGKGKETAKGFKTPDLKEFWQIGQTVTDGDPIKDIYPDNVAVDELPSFNVTTLEVYKKLEDAGKHLLQAIAVYLNLPENYFDDKVHNGNSILRTLHYFPITDPDSVPDDAVRAGAHEDINLITLLIGASADGLELLTREGTWFPVKAHGEDLVVNVGDMLQRLTNNKLKSTTHRVVNPPRELMKYSRFSVPFFLHPKSGMDLTSLESCIDADHPKLYTDITAGEYLDERLREIGLKM